Sequence from the Lysobacter capsici genome:
CGAATACCGACACCGCTTCGGTGTCGAGGAAGTCCAGCATGCGCCCGGCATCGGCGCGCACGTTCGCAGGCACGATGCAGAGCGTGTGGCCCGAGCCCAGCTGCACCAGCGCCTGCAGCGAGGCATCGAAGGACACGCTGGCATTGAGCGCCACGCACAGCGCCGGCGGCAATTCGTCGAATACGCGTTCGCGCATTCCTTGCCACAGGTGCAGCAATTGGCGGTGCTCGACCATCACGCCCTTCGGGCGACCGGTGGAACCTGAGGTGTAGATCACATAAGCCAGATGGTCGGGGCGCAACGCCACTTGCGGCGCGTGCGACTGCGCGCTGTCGGCGGTGGCTTCCACGTCCAGCACCGCGACGCCGTCCAGGCCCAGTCGCGCGGCGGCGCCATCGGCGCTTACCATCGCGACCGGCGACGAATCTTCCAGCATCTGCAGCACGCGGTCGCGCGGATAGCCCGGGTCCAGCGGCACGTAGGCGCCGCCGGCCTTGAGGATGCCCAGCAGGCCGACCACCAGTTCGATCCCGCGTTCGGCGCACAGGCCCACGCGGGTGTCGGGCACTACGCCCAGATCGATCAACGCATGCGCCACGCGATTGGACGCGGCGTCCAACTGCGCATAGCTCAACCGCGCCGCGCCGCTGCGCAGCGCCTCCGCATCCGGCGTGCTCGCCGCCTGCGCCTGGAACGCATCGACGAACGATGCCGGCGACGACAGCGGCCGTGGGCCGAGAGAGGAAGCGGAAGAAAGAAGGGTCATGCCACGAATCCTTGCAGCGACGGGGACGTGCTGCATTGCAAAAAACATCGGCGTGCAATGCGGCGCATAACCTTACGATGAGTGCGTGTGTTGTTGCTATTCTGTGGAATCATCATCAAGCATATGGAGTCGTCATGCGACATGTTGTGTGCGATGAAGGCTTCAATATACTGCGGCGGCCACTGGAAAGAGCAGGCCTCGCCCGATCGTCCGACGGATGAATGGGCGGTCGGCCGGGTCGCTCGCGTGCATTGAAGTGCTTTGGGGCGTTGGGGACGTCCCGGGGATCGTCTTTCTGAAAAAAATGGAGTTGGCAAGATGTCAGAAATGACAGTGCGGCAATGGATTGCAGCGGGCGTCGAACTGTCGATACTGCGGCTTGCGAGCATCCTGCCGCTGCGTATGCTGGCCCCGATTTCCAAGGTCGTGGGCGCGGTCTACTGGTCTGTTTCAGCCGAGTCGCGTCAAATCATCCTCGACAATCTCTCCCTGTGTTTTCCCGAGCTGAGCGAACGCGCCCGCATCGACATGGGTCGCGCCAGCCTTGCCCAGGCGGTGCTGGGCTATCTGGAAAAGGGCCGCTGGTGGTTCGGCGATGCGTCCACCCAGCCTTGCGTCGTCGACGGGCTCGAGCACCTTCAGGAACTGGCGTCGAAAGGACGCGGCGTATTGCTGCTGGGCTTTCATTTCAGCGACATGGAAACCGCGGTGCAGCTGTTAAACGAGCGCGTCCCCCTGTGCGCGATGTACATGCGCCGACCGAATCCGATCGTCGACGCGGCGTCGCGCAGATCGCGGGGCCGGCGCCAGCTCACGATGATAGAACGCAGCGACGTGCGCGGCGTGTTGTCCGCGCTGCGCGACGGCGCGGTGCTGTGGTTCGCGCCGGATCAGGAATACCGCGATCGCAATCAGGTGCCGGCGCCGTTCTTCGGCATGGTGCTCAGTACCTTGTCGTCGGCG
This genomic interval carries:
- a CDS encoding lysophospholipid acyltransferase family protein, whose protein sequence is MRQWIAAGVELSILRLASILPLRMLAPISKVVGAVYWSVSAESRQIILDNLSLCFPELSERARIDMGRASLAQAVLGYLEKGRWWFGDASTQPCVVDGLEHLQELASKGRGVLLLGFHFSDMETAVQLLNERVPLCAMYMRRPNPIVDAASRRSRGRRQLTMIERSDVRGVLSALRDGAVLWFAPDQEYRDRNQVPAPFFGMVLSTLSSATRLVKLSGAAVVAFTHHRERDGCRISLSPPLEGFGEDPAADATRVNRILEEAIRRNPSAYFWINRRLRSHSVAAQA